Proteins encoded together in one Streptomyces umbrinus window:
- a CDS encoding acyl-CoA thioesterase: MRHIYRCPLRWADMDAYGHINNVVFLRYLEEARIDFLFRPDKDFQQGSVVARHEIDYKQQLVHRHQPVDIELWVTQIRAASFTVAYEVKDPDQVYVRARTVIVPFDFEAQRPRRLTAEEREFLAEYADDEDDPAGAVAA, from the coding sequence TTGCGGCACATCTACCGCTGCCCGCTGCGCTGGGCGGACATGGACGCGTACGGCCACATCAACAACGTGGTCTTCCTCCGCTATCTGGAGGAGGCGCGTATCGACTTCCTGTTCCGCCCGGACAAGGATTTCCAGCAGGGGTCCGTGGTGGCACGCCATGAGATCGACTACAAGCAGCAGTTGGTCCACCGGCACCAGCCGGTGGACATCGAGCTGTGGGTCACGCAGATAAGGGCGGCGTCGTTCACCGTCGCCTACGAGGTCAAGGATCCGGACCAGGTGTATGTCCGGGCCCGGACGGTCATAGTGCCGTTCGACTTCGAGGCGCAGCGTCCGCGCCGTCTCACCGCCGAGGAGCGGGAGTTCCTCGCGGAGTACGCGGACGACGAGGACGACCCTGCGGGGGCCGTCGCGGCATGA